One part of the Georgfuchsia toluolica genome encodes these proteins:
- the flgF gene encoding flagellar basal-body rod protein FlgF — translation MDRMIYVAMTGAEHILSQQAAVAHNLANVATTGYRADTSVFREVAARGDGLATRSFVVDSTAGSDFTPGAINTTGNNLDVAVQGQGWIAVQATDGGEAYTRNGAFQISPNGVLQTASGLNVMGDGGPIAIPADTAVTVASDGTVSGVPVGSKPSAVVTLGRIKLVNPEQSRLSKGGDGLFRLGSGTAEADSSVVLAPGALEGSNVNAVETMVSMIALARQFDMQMKLMQTADKNAQQASQLLKV, via the coding sequence ATGGATCGCATGATCTACGTCGCCATGACCGGCGCCGAACACATTCTCAGCCAGCAGGCGGCGGTGGCGCACAATCTGGCCAACGTCGCCACTACCGGCTACCGCGCCGACACCAGCGTGTTTCGCGAAGTGGCGGCGCGCGGCGACGGTTTGGCGACGCGCAGTTTCGTGGTCGATTCGACGGCAGGTTCGGATTTCACACCGGGCGCCATCAATACCACCGGCAACAATCTCGACGTGGCGGTGCAGGGGCAGGGCTGGATTGCGGTACAGGCCACGGACGGCGGCGAGGCCTACACGCGCAATGGCGCCTTCCAGATCAGTCCCAACGGCGTGCTGCAAACCGCGAGCGGCTTGAACGTCATGGGCGATGGCGGACCAATCGCGATTCCAGCCGATACCGCGGTCACCGTCGCCAGCGATGGCACAGTTTCCGGCGTGCCGGTCGGATCGAAGCCGAGTGCGGTCGTCACCCTGGGACGCATCAAGCTGGTCAATCCGGAACAGAGCCGATTGAGCAAAGGCGGTGACGGGTTGTTTCGACTTGGCAGCGGTACTGCCGAAGCCGACAGCAGCGTGGTGTTGGCGCCTGGCGCGCTCGAAGGCAGCAATGTCAATGCCGTTGAAACCATGGTCAGCATGATCGCGCTGGCACGCCAGTTCGATATGCAGATGAAGTTGATGCAAACCGCCGACAAGAATGCGCAGCAGGCCAGCCAGTTATTGAAAGTTTAA
- the flgG gene encoding flagellar basal-body rod protein FlgG, with amino-acid sequence MIRSLWISKTGLDAQQTQMDVIANNLANVSTNGFKRSRAVFEDLLYQTLRQPGAQSSQQNQLPSGLQIGTGVRPVATERIFTQGNLQQTGNSLDIAIQGSGFFQVLLPDGTTAYSRDGAFQVNSQGQLVTSSGYQVQPAITIPANTLSVTIAKDGTVSATQSGTATPVQLGTLQLANFINPAGLQSHGENLYLETAASGTASNGSPGSNGLGLLNQGYAETSNVNVVEELVNMIQTQRAYEINSKAVTISDQMLQRLSQM; translated from the coding sequence ATGATCCGTTCGCTATGGATTTCGAAAACCGGCCTCGATGCCCAGCAGACCCAGATGGACGTGATCGCCAACAATCTGGCGAACGTCAGCACCAACGGCTTCAAGCGGTCGCGCGCCGTGTTCGAGGATCTGCTGTATCAGACCTTGCGTCAGCCTGGCGCACAATCGTCGCAACAGAATCAGTTACCGTCGGGATTGCAGATCGGCACCGGCGTCAGACCTGTTGCCACGGAACGCATTTTCACGCAGGGCAATCTGCAGCAGACCGGGAACTCGCTCGATATTGCGATTCAAGGGTCCGGATTCTTCCAGGTATTGCTGCCCGATGGAACCACCGCCTACAGCCGCGACGGCGCATTCCAGGTCAATAGCCAGGGCCAGTTGGTGACGTCCAGCGGTTATCAGGTGCAACCTGCCATCACAATTCCGGCCAATACCCTCAGCGTCACCATCGCCAAGGATGGCACGGTCAGCGCGACCCAGTCTGGCACGGCAACACCGGTGCAACTGGGGACATTGCAGCTTGCCAACTTCATCAATCCGGCCGGTTTGCAGAGCCATGGGGAGAATCTCTATCTCGAAACCGCGGCGTCCGGCACCGCCAGCAATGGCTCGCCGGGCAGCAACGGCCTGGGTCTGCTGAATCAGGGCTATGCCGAAACCTCCAATGTCAATGTCGTTGAGGAACTGGTGAACATGATCCAGACCCAGCGTGCCTACGAAATCAATTCCAAGGCGGTGACGATTTCGGATCAGATGCTGCAACGCCTGTCGCAAATGTAA
- a CDS encoding flagellar basal body L-ring protein FlgH encodes MNLDAWIRKLCLSQCLCAAFLSGCSVFSKSIVTQPVSARPAAAAPVPQASGAIYQTANYRPLFEDRRARYVGDTLVVVIAENINASKTAESQAEKTGSLSASVPTLQGLPGKSFLGASISADSANKFDGKGGSSASNVFTGTISVTVLEVLPNGNLMVGGEKQIALAQGTETIRISGIVNPVTIGAGNTVQSSQIADARIEYKGDGYIQEAQAMGWLARFFLTFLPF; translated from the coding sequence ATGAACCTGGATGCTTGGATACGAAAGCTTTGTCTTTCTCAGTGCCTCTGCGCCGCGTTCCTGTCCGGCTGTTCCGTGTTTTCCAAGAGCATCGTCACCCAGCCGGTTAGCGCGCGGCCGGCAGCGGCTGCTCCGGTACCGCAGGCAAGCGGCGCCATCTACCAGACCGCGAACTATCGGCCGCTATTCGAGGACCGTCGCGCCCGCTACGTCGGTGATACGCTGGTGGTAGTCATTGCAGAGAACATCAATGCCAGCAAGACGGCGGAGAGCCAGGCCGAGAAGACCGGCAGTCTCAGCGCGAGCGTACCCACCCTGCAAGGCCTGCCCGGGAAGTCCTTCCTAGGCGCCAGCATTTCGGCCGATTCCGCCAACAAGTTCGACGGCAAGGGCGGCAGCTCGGCCAGCAATGTATTTACCGGCACCATCAGCGTGACCGTTCTGGAAGTCCTGCCCAACGGAAACCTGATGGTCGGCGGCGAGAAACAGATTGCGCTGGCGCAGGGCACCGAGACCATTCGCATATCCGGCATCGTCAACCCAGTCACCATAGGTGCTGGCAATACGGTGCAATCGAGCCAGATTGCGGATGCCCGCATCGAATACAAGGGCGATGGCTACATTCAGGAGGCTCAGGCTATGGGCTGGCTGGCGCGGTTCTTCCTGACCTTCCTTCCCTTCTGA
- a CDS encoding flagellar basal body P-ring protein FlgI: protein MRKGAGGEVRERPALRGLLLTILSLLALVAPAANAERIKDLASIQGVRVNQLAGYGLVVGLDGSGDQTTQTPFTIQSVISMLSQLGVNLPQGTSLQLKNVAAVMITASLPAFAKPGQTIDVTVSSMGNAKSLRGGTLLLAPLKGADGQVYAMAQGNLLVGGAGESANGSKVQVNQLSVGRIAAGATVERAVATPLGQGEFIHLELNTTDFTTARRVVEAINRELGGRAAVAVDGRVIAVRAPADADQRVSFLARLEGLEVIPAPGMAKVIINARTGSVVMNQSVSVDSCAVAHGNLSVIVTTEPVISQPGPLSSGGQTVQARRSQIEIHQDAGSLIMLKGVSLAEVVKALNSIGATPQDLLSILQAMKASGALRAELEII, encoded by the coding sequence ATGAGGAAAGGAGCGGGGGGTGAGGTGCGGGAGAGGCCAGCGCTGCGCGGCTTGCTATTGACAATCCTGAGCCTGCTCGCCCTGGTTGCCCCTGCCGCCAATGCCGAGCGCATCAAGGACCTGGCCAGCATACAGGGCGTGCGCGTCAATCAACTGGCGGGTTATGGGCTGGTAGTCGGCCTCGATGGCAGCGGCGACCAGACCACGCAAACGCCGTTCACCATCCAGAGCGTAATCAGCATGCTGTCGCAGCTGGGCGTTAACCTGCCGCAGGGGACCAGTCTCCAGCTCAAGAACGTGGCGGCGGTCATGATTACGGCCAGCTTGCCGGCATTCGCCAAGCCGGGCCAGACCATCGATGTCACGGTGTCGTCGATGGGCAATGCCAAGAGCCTGCGCGGCGGTACGCTGTTGCTGGCACCGTTGAAAGGCGCCGATGGCCAGGTCTATGCAATGGCGCAGGGCAATCTGCTGGTCGGCGGCGCCGGAGAATCGGCAAACGGCAGCAAGGTGCAAGTCAACCAACTCAGTGTCGGGCGCATTGCCGCCGGGGCGACGGTCGAACGGGCGGTGGCAACACCTCTGGGCCAGGGGGAGTTCATTCATCTGGAACTCAACACCACAGATTTCACCACGGCACGACGCGTGGTCGAAGCCATCAATCGGGAACTGGGGGGCCGCGCGGCGGTTGCGGTGGATGGCCGCGTCATAGCAGTCCGCGCGCCCGCGGATGCCGATCAGCGGGTGTCATTCCTGGCGCGGCTGGAAGGCCTGGAGGTCATTCCGGCGCCAGGCATGGCCAAGGTCATCATCAACGCGCGCACCGGATCGGTGGTGATGAACCAGTCCGTCAGCGTCGATAGCTGCGCCGTGGCTCATGGCAACCTTTCCGTCATCGTCACGACCGAGCCGGTGATCAGCCAGCCTGGCCCCCTGTCGTCGGGAGGACAGACGGTGCAGGCCCGGCGCTCGCAAATTGAAATCCACCAGGACGCCGGCAGCCTCATCATGCTGAAGGGCGTGTCGCTGGCCGAGGTAGTGAAGGCGTTAAACTCGATCGGCGCCACGCCGCAGGACCTGCTCTCGATTCTGCAGGCCATGAAAGCGTCCGGCGCATTGCGCGCCGAACTGGAAATCATATGA
- the flgJ gene encoding flagellar assembly peptidoglycan hydrolase FlgJ, with protein MIDAVNSTHGFALDVQGIGALRLQAKTDPDAALKSAVQQFEAVFMNMMLKSMRDSVDQDGLLDSEQTKQFTSMLDQQLSQSLSTKGIGLADVMLRQLKPQATPGQVAPTSTGAAPAPSAVDTPTPASDKTPVSSRASDFVNRLWPHAAAASRNTGISPTFMIGHAALESGWGKAEIRGADGSPSHNLFGIKAGRGWSGPVVEATTTEYVNGVAQKSVEKFRAYSSYAEGFKDYANMLRSNPRYASVIASGNDPVGFAAGLQQAGYATDPMYAEKLNRILQGSTLRQGLLG; from the coding sequence ATGATCGATGCCGTCAATTCCACCCATGGTTTTGCGCTCGATGTCCAGGGCATCGGCGCTCTGCGGCTCCAGGCCAAGACCGATCCCGATGCCGCGCTCAAGTCGGCGGTGCAGCAGTTCGAGGCTGTGTTCATGAACATGATGCTGAAGAGCATGCGCGACTCGGTTGATCAGGACGGCCTGCTTGACAGCGAACAGACCAAACAATTCACCTCGATGCTGGACCAGCAGTTGTCGCAATCGCTGTCGACCAAGGGCATCGGACTGGCTGACGTAATGTTGCGCCAGTTGAAACCGCAGGCGACGCCGGGGCAGGTTGCGCCAACATCCACTGGCGCGGCTCCCGCGCCGAGCGCCGTCGATACCCCAACTCCCGCTTCGGACAAAACGCCAGTGTCATCGCGCGCCAGCGATTTCGTCAATCGCTTGTGGCCGCATGCCGCCGCGGCCAGCCGTAATACCGGTATTTCGCCAACCTTCATGATCGGCCACGCGGCGCTGGAAAGCGGCTGGGGCAAAGCGGAAATTCGTGGCGCGGACGGCAGCCCCAGCCACAACCTGTTTGGCATCAAGGCCGGCCGCGGCTGGAGCGGGCCGGTCGTCGAGGCGACCACCACCGAATACGTGAACGGCGTGGCGCAGAAGTCGGTGGAAAAATTCAGGGCCTACTCATCCTATGCCGAAGGGTTCAAGGACTACGCCAACATGTTGCGCAGCAATCCGCGCTATGCATCGGTGATTGCAAGCGGCAACGATCCGGTCGGATTTGCCGCAGGACTGCAGCAGGCGGGTTATGCCACCGATCCGATGTACGCGGAAAAACTGAATCGCATCCTGCAGGGCAGCACCCTGCGTCAGGGCTTGCTGGGATGA